The DNA region ATCCTTTTTCTGTAAAGTATTTTGGAAAATACTGAGTAAGGTGCACTGTAAATATAAATTTCTTACACATACAGTAGATTTAAGTAAGAAGCATTGTTGACATTTTTTCTTAACAGTGCAGTTTTAATTTTGAGTACTGCAAGAAATATCCTATTCTGATACAAATACTTGCTTGTGACCTGTAATTAAATTCCAATATATTCCCAACAGACAGCTTTCAGTTGTAACTCATCAATATGTATGAATTTTATGTATAATATATATTTTAAACACAGtgaaatatcctttctataacaatATGTCAAAGTTTAAATTAATTTTCATCCTGAGATATGTATTGTTAGTACATCCAGTAATGCAAAAAATAAGTATTAGCTTTGTATTATTAATATGCATACTTACACTACTTTTTACTTTCTTCAGTTTCAGTTGGTGCTTCAGCATCTACCAGTTCTGAATATTCAAATTGCATCCCTGATTGTTTAATTTTATTCTCAATCTTTGTTACTCTTTCTTTTAGTTTTTGTTGTGTAGAGTTGTATTCTGCCAGAAGTCGAGCAAATTTAGTCTGTAAAAGATCAATTGCCATATCAAGTCTTGTTACTTTCTCTTCCATGTCCTTTGGGTCAGCTCCAAGCTGGGCAATATCTAAATCCAAAAGTCCATCCTTCATTAGAATTTGCTTTCCCTTTTCTTCCAGCATTGCTTTTGCATCAGGATATTCTGTGAGTGCTTCCATTAGATCATCTTTGGAGAGGCAGAACAAATCTGAGTAGCCTATACTCTTAATGTTTGCTGTTCTTCTATTCCCAGCTTTACTACCTTTGATATTCAGAATACTAATTTCACCAAAATAGCTGCCATCACTTAGAACCACAAACTGAGTAATTCCAtcatcagcaacaacagcaagTTTTCCTTCTTTGATGATGTACATCTCTCTACCAATGTCTCCTTTGCGACAGATATAATCCCCTGGGCTGTACACCTGGGGTCTTAGCTTCAACACCAACTCAATCAGCAGACCAGCTTCACAATCTGCAAAGATTCGAACTTTCTTCAGTGTATCAAGGTGGACATTGATGGCAATTTCTGCTCTTAACTTGTCAGGAAGATACTTCAAGACCTCTCTTTCATCTACAGCTTTTTTGTTTGTCCACAAGTAGTCAAACCATTTGATAACTCTCTTTTCCAAATCTTTGCTCACTTTTCGAAAGTGCATGTACTGCTTGATGGCGTCAATCCTTGACTGAAACTCTGCACGAGCTGCATTCATGTTGGAAATCATAGAACCAACATTACCAACAATGGTGGCAAAAATCAGCACTCCAACCAGGAAATCAGCCACTACAAAAAAGTATTCTGAATCCTCTACAGGAGGAGGTGTTTCACCAATGGTAGTTAGTGTCAGTGTTGACCAATAGAGACTGTACACATACTTCCGAGCAAGCCGGGAAAACTCTGGAATGGATACATTTGGATATACCCATGTATCTGCCCCAAACCCTATAGCTTTGGAAATTGAAAAATACACACAAGCATTCCAATGAATAATAATCACAATGTACATGACAAGGTTGGAAATCCTGAAAATGTTTGGATAGTTTGTCCGAGTTTCAGTTCTTGAAAAGAATTCAAACAATCGACTAATCCTAGTCAAACGATTTAATCTAATTTCTGGATATTCCAGTCCAAATAAAAAATACAGAAAGTCAGTTGGTACAAGTGAGATGACATCTAATTTGAATTGGATTGTGGCAAAGTATTTTTCTCTGAGTTTCTTTCCATCACTGACCAATAGACCTTGTTCCAGATACCCTATGAAAAAAAGTACCAAAATAATTAATTAATGATATGTTTGGAAATAGATATGAGAAAAAGTACCAAAATAATTAATTAATGATATGTTTGGAAATAGATATGGTGTAAGATTTAAGCAAGAAGAGCAATAAAATATAAAAGAAACACACTTCAATCAAAATACATTAagttttgtgggcggcacagtggcacagtggttagcactgctgcctcacggcgccaaagacccaggttcaattcccgcctaaggcgactctctgtgtggagtttgcacattctccccgtgtctgcgtgggtttcctctgggtgctctggtttcctccgacagtccaagaatgtgcaggttaggtgaattggccatgctaaattgcccgtagtgttagatgaatgggtaaatgtaggggaatg from Chiloscyllium punctatum isolate Juve2018m chromosome 1, sChiPun1.3, whole genome shotgun sequence includes:
- the cnga1b gene encoding cyclic nucleotide-gated channel rod photoreceptor subunit alpha produces the protein MATVINTHQSYLRIPRVSVHPADDEVEQMENGQSRTQTLVDDREMSNINNSNNNDEEKETKKESKKSKKEKKGKSGGKKEKKKDKEKKKDKDNNKEKDEEKDKDEKKDEKKDDETDKKQDIKKMLMNMIPTLPILDPAGNMYYNWLMIITMPVMYNWTMIIARACFEELQSDYLSTWFILDYVSDVIYILDMYLRTKTGYLEQGLLVSDGKKLREKYFATIQFKLDVISLVPTDFLYFLFGLEYPEIRLNRLTRISRLFEFFSRTETRTNYPNIFRISNLVMYIVIIIHWNACVYFSISKAIGFGADTWVYPNVSIPEFSRLARKYVYSLYWSTLTLTTIGETPPPVEDSEYFFVVADFLVGVLIFATIVGNVGSMISNMNAARAEFQSRIDAIKQYMHFRKVSKDLEKRVIKWFDYLWTNKKAVDEREVLKYLPDKLRAEIAINVHLDTLKKVRIFADCEAGLLIELVLKLRPQVYSPGDYICRKGDIGREMYIIKEGKLAVVADDGITQFVVLSDGSYFGEISILNIKGSKAGNRRTANIKSIGYSDLFCLSKDDLMEALTEYPDAKAMLEEKGKQILMKDGLLDLDIAQLGADPKDMEEKVTRLDMAIDLLQTKFARLLAEYNSTQQKLKERVTKIENKIKQSGMQFEYSELVDAEAPTETEESKK